The following are from one region of the Camelus dromedarius isolate mCamDro1 chromosome 34, mCamDro1.pat, whole genome shotgun sequence genome:
- the ZC3H12C gene encoding probable ribonuclease ZC3H12C: protein MAAEKRLQEYGVLCIQEYRKNSKVESSTQNSFMGLKDHPGHDLDHLHVESTDPRVNASVPLSMVEKPTMDKVNSGKEEKEVSEENVSSGDSEESTNSDNESEPVSSGSAEPCFLTKTHRQLCRSPCLEPHILKRSDILQDFKPEESQATSKEARKPPDVVREYQTKLEFALKLGYSEEQVQLVLNKLGTDALINDILGELVKLGNKSEAEQTVSTVTSVMRETSSLESQRSESPMQEVAADDGENLRPIVIDGSNVAMSHGNKEVFSCRGIKLAVDWFLERGHKDVTVFVPAWRKEQSRPDALITDQEILRKLEKEKVLVFTPSRRVQGRRVVCYDDRFIVKLAFESDGIIVSNDNYRDLANEKPEWKKFIDERLLMYSFVNDKFMPPDDPLGRHGPSLDNFLRKKPIVPEHKKQPCPYGKKCTYGHKCKYYHPERGSQPQRSVADELRAMSRNTAAKTASEGGLVKSNSVPCSTKADSTSDAKRGAPKRQSDPSIRTQGYQDLEEKLPTKNKLETRSVPSLVSIPAASPAKPQSTTSLSNGLPSGVHFPPQDQRPQGQYPPMMMATKTHGTPMPYEQYPKCDSPVDVGYYSMLNAYSALSISGPRSPERRFSLDTEHRVSSVASDCSSEGSMSCGSSDSYAGYNDRSYVSSPDPQLEENLKCQHMHPHSRLNAQPFLQNFHDPLTRVQSYSLEEPKYHHKPPLPHLAVHLQHPAVGARSSCPGDYPSPPGASHAKAPHLGRSLVATRIDSISDSRLYDSSPSRQRKPYSRQEGLGGWDRPGYGLDAYGYRQTYSLPDNPTQPCYEQCAFQSLPEPQEPAWRLPYCGVPPDPPRYQDNREKVYINLCNIFPPDLVRIVMKRNPHVTDAQQLAAAILVEKSQLGY, encoded by the exons gaatACGGGGTGCTTTGCATTCAAGAATATAGAAAAAACAGCAAAGTGGAGTCAAGTACACAGAACAGCTTCATGGGCTTGAAGGATCACCCGGGGCATGACCTCGACCACCTTCATGTGGAGAGCACTGACCCCCGTGTAAATGCATCTGTACCTTTGTCAATGGTAGAAAAACCAACAATGGATAAAGTTAATTccgggaaggaagaaaaagaggtgtCTGAAGAGAATGTGAGCTCTGGTGACTCTGAAGAAAGCACCAACTCCGATAATGAGTCAGAACCGGTGAGCAGCGGTTCAGCGGAGCCATGCTTCCTAACCAAGACCCACAGACAGCTGTGTCGGTCTCCCTGCCTAGAGCCTCACATCCTCAAACGCAGTGACATTTTGCAAGACTTTAAACCCGAGGAGTCCCAGGCGACATCCAAGGAGGCGAGGAAGCCCCCTGATGTGGTGCGAGAATACCAAACAAAACTGGAGTTTGCACTGAAGTTAGGTTACTCTGAAGAACAGGTTCAGCTCGTGCTGAACAAACTCGGTACCGACGCTTTAATCAATGACATTTTGGGGGAACTTGTCAAACTTGGAAACAAAAGTGAGGCTGAACAAACGGTTAGTACAGTTACCAGTGTGATGCGGGAAACATCTTCCCTGGAATCCCAGCGGTCAGAATCTCCAATGCAAGAGGTGGCAGCAGATGACGGGGAGAACCTGAGACCGATAGTCATCGACGGCAGCAACGTGGCGATGAG CCATGGAAACAAAGAAGTATTTTCCTGCCGAGGAATAAAATTGGCGGTGGATTGGTTTTTGGAAAGAGGCCACAAAGATGTTACAGTCTTCGTTCCTGCTTGGAGAAAGGAGCAGTCCCGGCCCGACGCTCTCATTACAG ATCAAGAAATTCTGCGTAAACTAGAGAAGGAGAAGGTCCTGGTGTTCACGCCGTCCCGGCGCGTGCAGGGCAGACGAGTGGTGTGCTATGACGACAGGTTCATCGTGAAGCTGGCGTTCGAGTCGGACGGGATAATCGTGTCCAATGACAACTACAgggatttggcaaatgaaaaacCAGAATGGAAAAAGTTCATAGATGAGCGATTATTAATGTACTCATTCGTCAATGACAA GTTCATGCCCCCCGATGACCCCCTTGGGAGACACGGCCCAAGCCTGGACAATTTTCTGAGGAAGAAACCTATTGTTCCTGAGCACAAAAAGCAGCCTTGTCCATATG GGAAGAAGTGTACCTATGGACACAAGTGCAAGTATTATCACCCCGAAAGGGGCAGCCAGCCCCAGCGGTCAGTGGCTGATGAACTTCGTGCCATGTCCAGAAACACAGCAGCCAAGACGGCCAGTGAAGGAGGGCTGGTGAAAAGcaacagcgtcccctgcagcACCAAGGCCGACAGCACTTCCGATGCCAAGCGAGGTGCTCCAAAGAGGCAGTCGGACCCAAGCATCAGGACTCAGGGCTACCAAGACCTAGAGGAGAAGCTTCCCACCAAAAACAAACTGGAGACCAGGTCCGTCCCCTCCCTGGTGAGCATCCCGGCCGCTTCGCCTGCAAAACCCCAAAGCACTACGTCTCTAAGCAATGGCCTTCCATCTGGAGTTCACTTCCCACCTCAGGATCAAAGACCACAGGGACAATATCCTCCAATGATGATGGCAACCAAAACTCATGGAACGCCAATGCCTTATGAACAGTATCCAAAATGTGACTCGCCTGTTGACGTTGGGTATTACTCGATGTTGAATGCATATTCAGCTCTGAGCATCTCAGGCCCGCGAAGTCCCGAGAGGCGCTTCTCCTTAGACACAGAGCACAGGGTGAGCTCGGTGGCCTCTGACTGCAGCAGTGAAGGGAGCATGAGCTGCGGGAGCAGCGACTCGTACGCGGGGTACAACGACCGGTCCTACGTCAGCTCTCCGGACCCCCAGCTGGAGGAGAACTTGAAGTGTCAACACATGCACCCTCACAGCCGCCTTAACGCCCAGCCGTTCCTGCAGAACTTCCACGACCCCTTAACCAGAGTGCAGAGTTACAGTCTCGAAGAGCCAAAGTACCATCACAAGCCGCCTCTCCCGCATCTGGCGGTGCACCTCCAGCACCCGGCCGTGGGGGCGCGGTCCAGCTGCCCCGGCGACTACCCGTCTCCCCCCGGCGCGTCTCACGCCAAGGCCCCGCACCTCGGGCGCTCCTTGGTGGCCACGAGAATAGACAGCATCTCTGACTCTCGGCTGTATGACAGCTCtccctccaggcagaggaagcctTACTCCCGGCAGgaagggctggggggctgggacCGGCCGGGTTACGGGCTGGACGCCTACGGCTACCGGCAGACCTACTCGCTGCCGGATAACCCCACGCAGCCGTGTTACGAGCAGTGCGCCTTCCAGAGCCTCCCCGAGCCGCAGGAGCCGGCCTGGCGGCTCCCGTACTGCGGGGTGCCGCCGGACCCGCCGAGGTACCAGGACAACCGGGAGAAGGTATACATCAACCTGTGCAACATCTTCCCGCCCGACCTGGTGAGAATTGTCATGAAAAGGAACCCTCACGTGACCGACGCCCAGCAGCTGGCTGCAGCCATTTTGGTGGAGAAATCGCAGCTGGGTTATTGA